The Candidatus Methylomirabilis lanthanidiphila genomic interval GCTCAGGGAGACCGTGGGACTTCATCCTGAGCAGATGGGCGCGTTGAATGCGGTCCTGGATGAGACGCGCGAAGAGTTTCTCGAGTTGGGCAGGCGTCTTCGGCCGCAGTTCGATGAGGTGCGCCGGCGGGCGCGTCAGCGGATTCGAGAGATTCTGGACGCGGATCAACAGCCCCGCTTTGAAACGTTTATCACACGGTGGGACGAGCGGCGCCGGACGGAGGAACAGGCGGTCTCCCGATCGAGGGCATCGGAGGGCAAACCATAGGAAGAGAGGGTTTAGGGCTTAGGGTATGGGGTATGGGGTATGGGGTAAAAAACCAGCCTATACCCTGTTTTTCAAAGGAGGAGGCATGACGGCGGTGCAGCGCAAGGTCTGTTGGTGGACGATATCGGTGACGCTGCTGATTATTCTGAAGGCTGTCGTGGCAGGGGCGGAGGACGAACTGTCACCCCCTCGCGCGCGGAGTCATGTCGGACTGTCTGACGATCTAAGGCGGTTGGTTGCTCAGGCGATGCCCCAGGAGCCATCACCTCGCGACGAATCGGTCGACATCGGCGAGCTTCGCCTTGGGCTTCGCGAGGCCGTGGTGCTGGCGCTGAAGAACAACCTGGATATTGCCATCGCTGACTACGATCCGAAGATTAAATCGGAGGACATCAGCATCGCGAAGGCGGTCTTTGATCCGACCTTCTCCCTGACGCTCGACGCGAACCGGACCATTTCGCCCGTCTCCAACACCCTCCAAAGCGGTAGCTCCGGCACAGGCGGCCGGGTCGACAAGAACGACAACGAGAACCGGGATGTCAACGCCTCCATAGCCCAGAAATTGCCGTTCGGCGGCAGCTACACGCTGGGTATGACCAATAACCGGCTGAATACCAACCTGCCGTTCGCGCAGCCAGGGTCGCCGAATTTCGGGATTAATCCCGCGTATAAAACATTTCTCACCCTGAGCATCACCCAGGATCTCCTGAAGAACTTCGGAATGGATGTGAACACGGCGCCCATCAGGATCGCCAGGAATAATCAGGCGATCTCGGTGACGCAGTTCCGCCAGCAGGCCAATCAGGTCGTCACCAACGTACATAACGCCTACTGGAATCTGGTGTTCGCCATCGAGAACCTGGAGGTCCAGAGGCGCTCGCTGCGCCTGGCCCGGGAGCTGGAAGATCTCAACAAGGCGCGGGTGCGGGCCGGTGTCGCGGCGCCGGTTGAGGTGACGCAGGCCGAGGCGCAGGCCGCCGCTCAGGTGCAGAACGTGATCCTGGCTGAGAAAGCCATCAAAGACGCCGAGGATCAACTGACGCTCATTATCAACTTCCCTGACGGCGAAAAGGTGTGGGCCAGAACGATTCTTCCGACCGATGCGCCACCGTTTGACGTGGTCCAGGTGAATATGGATGCCAGCATTCAGGAGGCGCTGGAGAAGCGGCCGGAGTATGCTGCCCAGAAGCTGACGCTTCAGAATACCGACCTGAACTTCAGAGTCGCCAGGAATCAGTTGCTGCCCAGTCTCCAGTTGCAGGGCAATGTCGGCCTCAACGGCCTGAACGGCAGTGCCGGCGGCGATCTGGATCGGATGATGTCGGGCGACTTTACGCAGTGGTCGGCAGCCCTGGTCCTCACCTACCCGTTGGGCAACCGTGCCGCCAGGTCGGCGTTTATTCAGTCAAAGCTCAGCCGTGATCAGGCCGGCACGAGCCTGCTGAATCTCAAGCGCCAGATCATCTCCCAGGTCCGGGAGGCGGTTCGTCGGATCGAGACCGATGTCAGGAGCGTGGAGGCTACCCGGGCGGCACGGGTGCTGGCGGAGGAGCAGCTCCGGGTCGAGCAGAAGCGGCTCGAGGCCGGCGTGACCACGACCTTCAACGTGCTGTCGTTCCAGCGCGACCTGGCGGAGGCCCAGGCCAACGAGATTAAGGCGATTACAACCTTCAATCAGGACCTGGCCAATCTTGAGCTGCAGAAAGGCACGGTTCTTGAGAAGAATCGATTCGAGCTATGACGTCTATGACAACTCCGACACAGAACACGCGTTCATCCTGGACCTCACGCCTTACACCTCGCACCTCGCGCCTCGTGATCATCGGTCTGATCGTCCTGTCGGCCTTGGGCGGCTGGGCGTTCTTCTGGGGACCGAATCGGGTCGAGTATCGGACGGCCAAAATTGAGCGGGGCGACATCGAGGCCACGATTTCGGCCACCGGGAACCCCAACGCCGTGGTCACCGTTCAGGTCGGCAGCCAGGTCTCCGGGAACATCAAGGAGCTGTATGCCGATTTCAACACCAAGGTCAGGAAAGGGCAACTGGTGGCCAGGATCGATCCGGAGATCTTTGAGGCCAAAGTGAACCAGGCCAAGGGCAACCTGGACAACACTCGGGCCTCCGTCCTCAATGCGCGGGCGATGCTTCAGAAAACCGAGGCGGACATCGCCAACACGAAGGCTTCCCTGGAGGTCGCCAAGGCGAACGTGGCCAAGGCCAAGGTGGCGGTTTTGGACGCCAAGATCAAGCTCAAGAGCCGGTTGAACCTCTACGAAGACGGCGGGATCTCGGCGGAGGAGCGGGATTCGGCACAGGCCGCCTACGATTCCAACGTAGCGGCGCTGGAGGCCTCCCAGGCGCAGGAGCAGGCAGCGGTATCCAGCCTGCGCGCCGCCAAAGCCCAGCACGAAGTGGCTGAGGCGCAGTTGGCCGGGTCCCAGGCGCAGGTCAAACAGTCAGAAGCTGCGCTGAGGCAGGCTCAGGTCGATCTCGACCACACGTACATCCGGGCGCCGGTAGACGGGATCGTCGTATCCAGGAATGTCGATGTGGGGCAGACGGTGGCGGCCTCCTTGCAGGCGCCGACCCTCTTCCTGATTGCGCAGGACTTGACCAAGATGCAGGTGGATACCAATGTGGATGAGGCCGATATCGGACGGATTCGGGTAGGGCAGGACGCGACGTTTACCGTGGACGCCTTCCCGGGTGAGATCTTCAAGGGGAAGGTGACGCAGATTCGGCAGGCCCCGTTGAATGTGCAGAACGTGATCACCTACAATGCCGTAATCGGGGTTGCCAACCCCGA includes:
- a CDS encoding Outer membrane efflux protein — its product is MTAVQRKVCWWTISVTLLIILKAVVAGAEDELSPPRARSHVGLSDDLRRLVAQAMPQEPSPRDESVDIGELRLGLREAVVLALKNNLDIAIADYDPKIKSEDISIAKAVFDPTFSLTLDANRTISPVSNTLQSGSSGTGGRVDKNDNENRDVNASIAQKLPFGGSYTLGMTNNRLNTNLPFAQPGSPNFGINPAYKTFLTLSITQDLLKNFGMDVNTAPIRIARNNQAISVTQFRQQANQVVTNVHNAYWNLVFAIENLEVQRRSLRLARELEDLNKARVRAGVAAPVEVTQAEAQAAAQVQNVILAEKAIKDAEDQLTLIINFPDGEKVWARTILPTDAPPFDVVQVNMDASIQEALEKRPEYAAQKLTLQNTDLNFRVARNQLLPSLQLQGNVGLNGLNGSAGGDLDRMMSGDFTQWSAALVLTYPLGNRAARSAFIQSKLSRDQAGTSLLNLKRQIISQVREAVRRIETDVRSVEATRAARVLAEEQLRVEQKRLEAGVTTTFNVLSFQRDLAEAQANEIKAITTFNQDLANLELQKGTVLEKNRFEL
- a CDS encoding periplasmic component of efflux system, producing MTSMTTPTQNTRSSWTSRLTPRTSRLVIIGLIVLSALGGWAFFWGPNRVEYRTAKIERGDIEATISATGNPNAVVTVQVGSQVSGNIKELYADFNTKVRKGQLVARIDPEIFEAKVNQAKGNLDNTRASVLNARAMLQKTEADIANTKASLEVAKANVAKAKVAVLDAKIKLKSRLNLYEDGGISAEERDSAQAAYDSNVAALEASQAQEQAAVSSLRAAKAQHEVAEAQLAGSQAQVKQSEAALRQAQVDLDHTYIRAPVDGIVVSRNVDVGQTVAASLQAPTLFLIAQDLTKMQVDTNVDEADIGRIRVGQDATFTVDAFPGEIFKGKVTQIRQAPLNVQNVITYNAVIGVANPDFKLFPGMTANVKILVDRREHVLKIPNAALRFRPPELKGQIPRGEEGGVRTAQGPSTGKGAPGSVSDQKTESGQTIWVLGDDKKPRPVTVTLGVADSGFSEVVGGDLRDGQELIVGIASKAGSSTGQPQPFGQRGPRF